The following proteins come from a genomic window of Bacillus sp. Marseille-P3661:
- a CDS encoding DUF3237 domain-containing protein — protein sequence MSMNLEFSFHAYVAIGKSLEIGQVPTGFRSIVPITGGKFEGQLNGVVIPGGADWQLIRNDGIMEVEARYTLKTDDGILIYIVNKGMINLDEAYARTSPKFEVSDEKYAWLSESMFVSEITPMENETTPIVDEKNPKPNGVSINFYRIT from the coding sequence ATGTCAATGAACCTTGAATTTAGTTTTCATGCATATGTAGCAATTGGCAAAAGTCTTGAAATTGGTCAGGTTCCAACTGGATTTAGAAGTATTGTCCCCATTACGGGAGGCAAGTTTGAAGGCCAACTTAATGGTGTTGTAATTCCTGGTGGTGCAGATTGGCAATTAATTAGAAATGATGGAATTATGGAAGTTGAGGCTAGATATACTTTGAAAACGGATGACGGCATTTTGATCTACATTGTTAACAAAGGAATGATTAATTTAGACGAAGCCTATGCCAGAACAAGTCCTAAGTTCGAGGTTTCAGATGAAAAGTATGCCTGGTTATCAGAATCGATGTTTGTAAGCGAAATTACTCCTATGGAAAACGAAACGACGCCTATAGTAGATGAAAAGAATCCAAAACCAAATGGCGTTTCAATAAACTTTTATCGTATTACTTAA
- a CDS encoding ADP-ribosylglycohydrolase family protein gives MKHKILSGLFGLAIGDALGGTTEFMTSEEINKKYGKLTDIIGGGYWRLEPGKTTDDTAMTMAVAKGILKNFNSPIEEMGNEFTRWFDTKPKDVGSRFKQPLITI, from the coding sequence TTGAAACATAAAATTTTAAGTGGCCTTTTTGGGCTGGCCATTGGTGATGCATTGGGTGGTACGACAGAATTTATGACATCAGAAGAAATTAATAAAAAGTATGGAAAGTTAACAGATATTATTGGTGGTGGCTATTGGCGTTTAGAGCCTGGCAAAACAACTGATGATACAGCGATGACGATGGCTGTTGCGAAAGGTATCTTAAAAAATTTTAATTCTCCAATTGAAGAGATGGGGAATGAATTTACAAGATGGTTTGATACAAAACCAAAAGATGTTGGATCACGTTTCAAACAACCTTTAATAACTATATAG
- a CDS encoding LLM class flavin-dependent oxidoreductase, with product MAEQNTNFEIGISTFLEATTNPSTGKAMSHAERIRNAVEEIVLADQVGLDVYGIGEHHRNDYAGSAPAIVLAAAASMTKNIRLTSAVTVLSSDDPVRVYQAFSTLDAISNGRAEIMAGRGSFIESFPLFGYSLDDYDELFEEKLDLLLKIRESEKVSWRGGHRPAIDNLCIYPRSVQQPLPVWIASGGNPQSAIRAGALGLPIAFAIIGGMPEQFAPLVKLYKQAAQKAGHDPAKLEIATHSHGFIADSTDEAADLFFQPTQAQMNKLGRERGWGPYTRETYDSARSLRGALYVGDPEYVAEKILLLQKNLGITRFFLHINVGTMPHRELMHAIELLGTKVAPIVRKELSKSNS from the coding sequence ATGGCTGAACAAAATACGAATTTTGAAATAGGGATTAGTACATTTTTAGAAGCAACAACCAATCCATCAACAGGTAAGGCGATGAGTCATGCGGAACGTATCCGCAATGCAGTGGAGGAAATTGTTCTGGCCGACCAAGTTGGTTTAGACGTTTACGGAATTGGGGAGCATCATCGAAACGATTATGCAGGCTCCGCACCCGCAATTGTTCTAGCTGCTGCTGCTAGTATGACTAAGAATATAAGATTAACAAGTGCGGTTACGGTTCTATCCTCAGACGATCCGGTCCGTGTCTATCAAGCTTTCTCTACTCTAGATGCGATTTCAAATGGTCGAGCGGAAATTATGGCAGGTCGAGGATCATTCATAGAATCGTTTCCGTTATTTGGATATAGTCTCGACGACTACGATGAGTTATTTGAAGAAAAACTTGATTTGCTGCTTAAAATTAGAGAGTCAGAGAAAGTATCATGGCGTGGTGGTCACCGCCCAGCCATTGATAATCTTTGCATATATCCTCGCTCCGTACAACAACCATTACCAGTTTGGATTGCAAGTGGCGGAAATCCACAATCAGCTATTCGAGCAGGCGCTCTAGGTCTTCCGATAGCATTTGCCATTATTGGTGGTATGCCTGAGCAATTTGCTCCACTTGTCAAGCTTTATAAACAAGCGGCTCAAAAGGCGGGACATGATCCAGCTAAGTTAGAAATTGCTACACATTCACATGGATTCATAGCGGATTCAACTGATGAGGCGGCTGATTTATTTTTCCAGCCAACTCAAGCACAAATGAACAAACTTGGTCGTGAACGTGGGTGGGGACCGTACACTAGAGAAACGTACGATTCTGCACGCAGTCTGCGTGGAGCCCTATATGTCGGCGATCCTGAATATGTAGCAGAGAAAATACTTTTATTGCAAAAGAATTTAGGTATCACACGTTTCTTCTTACATATTAACGTAGGGACAATGCCACATCGTGAACTTATGCATGCGATCGAACTGCTCGGTACGAAGGTTGCACCAATTGTTCGTAAAGAGCTGTCGAAAAGCAATTCGTAA
- the hpaB gene encoding 4-hydroxyphenylacetate 3-monooxygenase, oxygenase component → MAVCNGKQYIDRINGLKTNIWIDGKPIHGIISEHLAFKGVISSQARLYDLQHNNELKDLMTFKSPVTGDLVGTSFLEPKTKDDLEKRRLMIQEWAKETAGMMGRTPDYMNTVLMVLNAASTLFSFQDQKCAENFRAYFEYVRENDLSLTHVFVKPQTNRAQNNNNNNNNEEGIISARMIDKTADGIIIKGARILATQAGMTDEILVYPVGSHIVDESFAYAFAIPCNTPGLKFLCREAYIKGDSNYNNPLGTRFEEMDAIVVFDNVLVPWDRVFLHGNIIANSFLYDQSSFIEHVGHQIVSKNIIKTEFMLGVIQLIIDTINIGKFQHVQEKLSEVVIALETLKGFVCSAEMGAKVDQWGTMTPDPNPILAAINYYPRIYPRFSEIIQLLGASGLIALPSENDFKSPIKSELDHYLQSFDRNGQERVKLFRLAWDIGMSSFGSRQTLYERFFFGDPVRLAETLYNQYDRTHAIHLAQSFLSE, encoded by the coding sequence CGGATAAATGGTCTTAAAACTAATATATGGATTGACGGAAAACCCATTCATGGAATTATCTCTGAACACCTTGCATTTAAAGGCGTGATTTCAAGTCAAGCAAGGCTTTATGACCTCCAACATAACAATGAATTAAAAGACCTTATGACCTTTAAATCACCGGTAACCGGTGATCTTGTTGGCACCTCTTTTTTAGAACCGAAAACCAAGGATGACTTAGAAAAAAGACGTTTAATGATTCAAGAATGGGCAAAAGAAACTGCAGGTATGATGGGAAGAACACCAGATTATATGAACACGGTTTTAATGGTGTTAAATGCTGCATCAACATTATTTTCGTTTCAAGATCAAAAGTGTGCGGAAAACTTTAGAGCTTATTTTGAATATGTAAGGGAGAATGATTTATCTTTAACACATGTTTTCGTTAAACCGCAAACCAACCGAGCCCAAAATAATAATAATAATAATAATAATGAAGAGGGGATAATTAGTGCACGGATGATTGATAAAACAGCAGATGGCATTATTATTAAAGGGGCTAGAATACTAGCCACGCAGGCTGGTATGACTGATGAAATCCTTGTATATCCTGTTGGCAGTCATATTGTCGATGAATCGTTTGCATATGCATTCGCCATTCCTTGCAATACCCCTGGATTAAAATTTTTATGCCGTGAAGCCTATATTAAAGGAGATTCTAACTATAATAATCCGCTAGGTACAAGGTTTGAAGAGATGGATGCTATTGTTGTATTTGATAATGTATTAGTTCCATGGGACCGTGTTTTTTTACATGGAAATATAATAGCAAACAGCTTTTTATACGACCAAAGTAGTTTCATTGAGCATGTCGGCCATCAAATTGTTTCAAAAAATATTATTAAAACGGAATTTATGCTAGGTGTCATTCAGTTAATCATTGATACTATTAATATAGGAAAATTTCAGCATGTTCAAGAAAAATTATCAGAGGTAGTCATTGCTTTAGAAACATTGAAAGGGTTCGTATGCAGTGCTGAAATGGGTGCAAAAGTAGACCAATGGGGCACGATGACTCCGGATCCCAACCCAATATTAGCGGCCATTAATTATTATCCCCGTATTTACCCGAGATTTTCTGAGATTATTCAATTACTTGGTGCGAGCGGCCTGATAGCATTGCCAAGTGAAAATGACTTTAAATCGCCAATAAAGTCCGAGCTTGATCACTATTTGCAATCATTTGATCGTAACGGTCAAGAACGTGTTAAACTATTTAGGCTTGCATGGGACATAGGTATGAGCTCATTCGGTTCAAGACAAACATTATATGAGCGATTTTTCTTTGGAGATCCTGTTCGTTTGGCAGAAACCCTTTATAATCAATATGATCGTACACATGCCATACATTTAGCACAATCGTTTTTATCTGAGTAG